From the Hylaeus volcanicus isolate JK05 chromosome 4, UHH_iyHylVolc1.0_haploid, whole genome shotgun sequence genome, one window contains:
- the LOC128875131 gene encoding larval cuticle protein A3A-like, giving the protein MAFKLVVFVAFVGAANAGLLPAAAPLSYAPAAPLSYAPAAHIAYAAAPVAKAVVTKTVDADFDPHPQYSYAYDVHDSLTGDAKSQQETRDGDVVQGSYSLLESDGTRRIVDYTADSVNGFNAVVRKEPAAVAVKAVAAAPIAHAPVTYAASAPVLAAPVAKIATPYAQAYYAAPAAKLAVAHAAPLAASYAAPYAVAHAAPVHVAHAAPIAYAAHPAPLAKFASAHALTYAAPTHYY; this is encoded by the exons ATGGCCTTCAAG CTCGTCGTGTTCGTGGCCTTCGTGGGTGCCGCCAATGCCGGACTCCTGCCTGCGGCTGCGCCCTTGTCGTACGCCCCAGCTGCGCCCTTGTCGTACGCCCCAGCTGCGCACATCGCCTACGCCGCTGCACCTGTGGCCAAGGCCGTGGTAACAAAGACAGTGGACGCCGACTTCGACCCTCATCCCCAATACAGCTACGCCTATGATGTCCACGACAGCCTGACCGGTGACGCCAAGAGCCAGCAGGAAACTCGCGACGGAGATGTTGTCCAGGGCAGCTACTCCCTCCTCGAGTCGGACGGAACCAGGCGCATCGTCGACTACACCGCCGACTCGGTCAACGGATTCAACGCAGTAGTGCGCAAGGAACCGGCCGCCGTCGCAGTCAAGGCCGTGGCCGCCGCTCCCATCGCCCACGCTCCAGTGACCTACGCCGCCTCCGCGCCAGTCCTAGCCGCCCCTGTCGCCAAGATCGCCACCCCCTACGCGCAAGCGTACTACGCCGCCCCTGCCGCTAAGCTCGCCGTCGCTCACGCCGCTCCCTTAGCCGCCTCCTACGCAGCGCCGTACGCAGTCGCCCACGCCGCCCCCGTCCACGTCGCCCATGCTGCCCCCATCGCCTACGCCGCACACCCCGCGCCCCTCGCCAAGTTCGCGTCCGCCCATGCCCTCACCTACGCCGCCCCCACGCACTACTACTAA